The following nucleotide sequence is from Brassica rapa cultivar Chiifu-401-42 unplaced genomic scaffold, CAAS_Brap_v3.01 Scaffold0562, whole genome shotgun sequence.
ttttaattattttttaaaatcatcaACTTCTAAGTTCTAACCCATGCAAATTAAGATGATTTGCTGAAAAAATCACAGAAATAAAAATTGAAGCAACTTTTGTTGATTTTTAAGGTTTTATctggttttatatattttgtatcattttCTGAATATAAGTAAATGTAAAACATTTAAAAGTAACTAACTTTTAGAGATTTAATATTCTTAAAAGTATCatcattttaacaaaaaaaaaaccttcatTTTTATGTTACTATTTAATAATTTACATCACATTTTATATACTATGATAATTTGGTGAAAATTATTAaagaaccaaaataaattaatcaaaaattttaCATTCTAAttgtatcatttttattttctaatttttaatccaTGTGGCAAAAATAAGTTATTTcgaattatttaattttaaatataatacgcataaaattatataaacaaaaaaaaaatataatttcgcCTCAGGCCCCTATAtctcttcgcacggcactgccCACAAGCCACGACCCAGTTAAGTGTGAGTTACCTATATAgttatataatgtatatatattaaaaaaatgttacagTTCgtgaaattaataaataattaacacTGGGGTAAATAAGTTTTATGTGAAATATACAGTAGTTAAATAGATTAATATGTCGCATTCAGTAATTAACTGAACTGATACAGTAGTTTAGAAACAGTATAAGCGTCTGCATGTGCATGAGAATGACATTTGGAGTAACCATGACTCCACTTCTCGGGACCCACATGAACAAAATCTTTACTCAGATTTCTTTCCTTTGAATGGTGAAAATATCTTCTCTTTTCTGTTGAAAAATCTCTTTTTAGCATTCATTTTCAATGGTGAATATCTTGAGTATAAGGAGAAATATATAAAGGGGACATGGACTCTATAATAAAATGGGATCCATGTGGTACATGACGACAATGATAATTAACTAATCGTGCTTTCTCGTTTTGAAAACTAACAAGAGTGTAGAAAAGCAAAGAGCGGGTGACTGTCAAAACAACAGtcttttctttctccaattcTGCCTATGTAAGAAAACGATCCAGTTAAgtaataaatgatttattttatagaagTTTTAATGTAGAAGTCATATTGAGAAGGCAACAAACACTATACCCCATACTCACTTTTTTTATTCTCTATTTATAAAGTGCTTTCCATGTTtcgtttttcttgtttttgctcGTGGGAATAATATACCGAATCAAGTTGAAATGTTGGATGGTAGATGTGTGTCGATGTGCAAATTGATACCAGAACAGTGGCAACAAATTTTGTTTGTAGTTAATAGAAtactttgaccaaaaaaaagttactaGAATACTAAAACCATTTCCAGCCTCACTCaactttttattctaaaatagagctatatataaaattttgttcatcactctatctTTCACTCTAAAACAGATACTATTAGAATATAAttcaactctattataaagttattttattttagaatgaaaaatagagtgaatTGTTGGAAATGGTTTAAGATCtgcggtttttttttgtaaaaaagtgcatatgaaaatataaactttAGTTACTTTTCTAACGTAAggctaaatttgtttttttaatcaacCCCGAATGCATGAATAATGGTTCAAATTAGAAGCTGTCTCGTACAAAATGATTCAATTTAAAAGGTTTTCTTAATTAAGTTCGCTCGATCCATTACCTGGAGCATCAGCTAGAGAATAACCAGAATCCTTGAGCTACTGGTAACATTAAAAAGGAAACACAGGGCTCAAGAAGCGACAATAACTCTTCGCCTTTAAGCGTTTACATTTGGGAAAAGTAATCTATTTGTACTAATTTCAATGTTCACATTTCAAATGATTAGTTTGGGCTTGTGACGAGTCACGAATTTGTTGTTATTTGCATAAATAATCgattttattaagatatttgGAACTATGGGTTTGTAGTCTTGTTAATATACACGAATAAAATCTGAGAGAATGTCACTTGCCCTTTTACCCTCTCTCTCTTAATTTCTCATTCATGAATGATTGTATCTccccttcttctcctctttttcATTCATCCATAACACTTGTATGTACATTCTACACACAATAAACCCCCTTAAATCGTCACAGTCGCTATGTAAAATTATCAATTAGTATGTCCATACACTTAcagatatatattatacttataTACCTTTTAGGAAGAAAAATATCACGATTTTGGTGATATGATTATTCTGTTTTTTATTCCATCTCTTTCATATTAAATACCattctaacattttttttgttacacaaaaaatgtcattttctaattttaatactctctttttttttcattttaaaaggtGTTTAAGGTTTttacacaaatattaaaaatacaaacttttatataattgaCTTTGGTTACATAAATAACATCAAATAAAActaattcaaccaataaaaaaagatgcagtattttataattggttaaaattttcaaatgatATTAAATTTCACCTAGAATGGTGAGaacatcatttattttgaaacaaaatcaaaattcttAAACATCAATTAAACTAATATGGAGGGAGTAccaattttatttacttttaacttAAATTAATTGCAAAGTATattgatcttataaataattttatttattttaaatattatagtcAAACATGTGTAATTAATATAgatttaattacattttattcatttgtTTCAATCTGTGTGAAATATCAAAATGACATTTACTTAGAAACAAAAGAAGTATATGTCTAACTTTCATCCATTTCGTAAATAGCAAATACATCAGAATTCCAGTTTCACTCTCTCGCTTTTCCTTCAATACACATTTTTTTCGCGCACAGCCGTGGGCATTTCTAACGGGAAGGACTTAAATTATACCTCTTCATATTAGTCAACTCTCCCAATCCTATAGCTGTCATCCATATTTTGTATAATTCTCAAACAGCATTAACGATGGGACGAAGATGAGTGTCTAACCACtagtattatattattaaaaaaaaaagagacgaAACAAAAGTATCTTAAAACCGATTTTCCTACGACCTGTTAGAAATTCAATTGTTtacatgtaatttttttcattgttttttttgttttaattaagcTATAATTATCTAATAAAGATGAAATTTTTTAGCTTAGATATCCAAGTTCTTTCTCTATCCGTTAATGGTGCTCTAAGATACTAGATCATTTCTTTGTAGACTAGTATAATAATGATTAAGACAAAAACGACACACGGGAGAAATGATATACTTGTATTTGTGTATGTGTGTACACTATATAGACTCTACATTAAACAATCTATACAATATAGTAATAAACATATAATGTACACAGCACAAATAATTGAGAACTTAACgttaattatttagttttctttgtgtatataaataatagtaataataatttgCTTCCTTGGAAACATGAGCGAGTAAGCATCTGCTTACCATCTGCAACCTTTACGCGTTTAATTAAAGCCACAGGTGCACTATCCAACCAATACAGGATAATTTAAGCCACAGATGAACTGAAACCATAACCAGCGAATCTATAAAAGAACACAACTATATATGCGGGTATTGCCGGCGTTCCTCAGCCGCACTCAGCTCACAGCTTTGATTAAATACATGATTTGAAAATGTAAATTTAGAATTATAgagatatatataaagaaaacaataacaACATTACTAGTAGAGATTCtttaaaacacaaacaaaaaaaaaggtaagaGGGAGCGTGTTTTCCGGTGGAAAAGACCGAAGAGTGGAAAAGACGTGGCAACATAGGCACCGCTGGATCGTGAACACTTGATGATCAACGGTATAGATATATTTTGGGCGATGAGCGTTTgtggaaaacaaacaaaaaaagaagagagagagagagaataagaGGGGAAAGAGTCAGAGAGGAGCATTAAGGACATGGCGGCGTTGCAGAGCGCGAGAcagaagagaaacaaaactCTCTGATCGCTCGAATCTCTCTTAAATACTCTCTATACCGACAATCCAACTTTCACAGTTCCAAAAGCTTTATTCGATTTCTAAAACAAACCAGATAACATAATATCATCTTCCTCACCAATTGATCGTTTCTTCTTGTGGAAAGATTAGAAGACATGTGGGAGTGTTGATTAAGTGGAAAAAGAAAAGCCCTTGAAATTTGGTAATATATGGCTGGTTGTGTCCGACTATGGCAGGCTTTTTCTCGCTAGGCAACGGCACAGGAGTAGATGGAGGAGGAAGCCGCCAAGACGCCACTACTActaatacaaataataattcTTCTCCATCCGGAAACGAATCTTGGCTCTGGTGCAGAAACCCTAACTCAAACGCAAACGCTGGGTGTGGTGATATCGCTCCTTCTTACAAAGGAACACTTGAGTTATGGCAACACTCAAACAATCAACAAATCATTttccagcagcagcagcaacaaagGCTGAATCTCTACACTTCCGCTGCTGGTTTAGGCGTTGGTCCAAGCAACCGGAGCTTAATTGAAGCTTCCGGCGGTGAAGCCTCCGGTTTAACGATGATGAGAAGTggtggcggcggcggcggaCCCAGCTGCCAGGACTGTGGGAACCAAGCTAAGAAAGATTGCGCTCACATGAGGTGCAGGACTTGCTGCAAGAGCCGAGGCCTTGAGTGTCCCACTCACGTGAAAAGCACGTGGGTTCCTGCCGCCAAACGCCGGGAACGCCAACAGCAGCTTGCCTCCTCTCAGCATCCGCAAGGTGAGAACGTTCCTAAACGGCCGAGAGAGCATTTCCCAGTCCCAGCAAAATCTACTTCCCTTGTGTGCACTCATAACACCTTAGGTATCCCATAATTCcactttctgttttttttttgcttctttcCATGCGTTCAAATATAGTGGTAAAATGAAAGCATTGTGGATACCTTGATTAATTTCAATTTTTACAACTGCAGAAACAGAAACCCTATATTGTTTGATCAGCTTTTTTTATtggtatttatttgttttttttttcattttcgaGAAGAACAAAAGTTTGTACTagttttcaactttttttttgttttgttatgaaGATATACACTGTGTATGAGTAAAACTGACTCTTGGATTGACAGCAGGACACTGTTCTCGCTGATCTtgatatttgtgtttttatttgttgccattaacttaaaaatattttttttgaaaacactttaaaaatctttttttttgaaagaagtttataaaatctttttctatataaacaaacaaatcttacattaaattttatttctccACATGTAATCAAACATCTGATCACATAATTATTTTTCACCTAGGGCTACAGGTTGGAAATTTTCCACCGGAAATTAGCTCATCTGCAACTTTCCAGTGTGTGCGTGTGAGTTCGGTTGATGAGGGAGAAGATGAATATGCATACAAAACAGCTGTGAGTATAGGCGGTCACGTATTCAAAGGTATTCTCTACGACCAAGGTCCGGCCGAGAGAAGCTCCTCGGACGGTGGATCTCAGCCGTTGAATCTCATAACCGCAGGGCCATCGGCCTCCTCGTCAAGCGCAAAGGTGAGCTGCAACAATGGAGTCGTTGGCTCCACTTCAGATCATTACATTGATCCTGCCTCACTTAATTATCCTACCTCCAACAACAGTTTCATCACTGGTACACACTTCTTCTCCAACCCTAGATCTTGACAGATCATAGCCATTTAATTCTTACAGTACAACTAGGGTTTGTAGAACGGAGGAAGAGGAGTTTATAACGTTAATCAGTGTTTTAAAGATTAATCTCCAAATCCTGAGAATGTTTATATTCTATATTTAAATCGTTACCTGTCTTTTAATATTATGTACAATTTCtgttaaaaaaagttaagttcTCTATTACCTGCctacaaaatttaattataagttCATAGTGTTTTTATCTGGAAGTACCTTGTATTATTGTATTATTGGAGTATATAATCCAGTCCAGTTTTCAAATATCAAAAAAGTCAACGAGTCTGTATCTGTGGAAGCTCACATCAACAGCTTTCCAGCTGGCTGTTTTCAACTCTGATCGCTAATCTCAGGCTTGTTCTTTTCAATTTTCAACTCAAGACTTTTTTGGACGtcgaatttaaaattttaagaagtTTGTCAGTTAATTACAGATGTGATTTGCTCTGTAAAATCAATTAATGTTGAAATATACTTGTATATTGGAAACCGTGGGAAACATGTACTGAGCTTTACTGTGGGTTTGGCAAAACAATCACAGACAAACTGGCATAGGTATATATGATAGGCGGCTACTGTTTGTCAATATGGTCGTATGTATATCACTTCGTATACTTGATAGTTAAATTTAAGCAGTTTTTGAAGCCAACtccaaaatatcaaatttagtgTGATTTTATCTATAATAAAATTCCAAAATTACATAGTTTTACCAAAATTGATGTTACTTTAGTGAATGCTATTTATCATACcaattattaaactaatatattttattacttttcaTTTGACTATAGTcacatgaatatattaattagcGTAGACTTATATTTGCtagatttaatattttaattaaagcAAAATGCACTAAATAAAGTCTTAAACATCTATCTTTCATatacaaaaactaaaacttcaATTTTTGTATATGGAgagaatatttctattttttcttaccttgctaaaaattaaaatattatattaattatattttaatttaaaatatactcaaataATTATCATCGATTATAtcaaactgtaaaaatacatattatgTACTTTTCgtttttaatgtaaatttagctgaactaatttttttcataaaaacaaactaatatataaattaactctaaaataatttttaataaataatgaagacataaaattacaaaatttaacaaaatcaaatataaaatcaaatgtGATATAATGAAATTAGTCAATTATAGATAAATAatgtatttaaattattaaaactaaaaactaataatcTTTTGATGTAGTGTGTTTAAAATAACTAGGTTTATAATGGTTAGAGTTGATTTGTGTGTTGATGTAATGTCAGTACATTTACATTTGAAGGGATAGAGAGATACTTAGATGACGAGAAGTTCTACTTACTGAACCAAACGTCCTCACTGCAACATCgacatttatgtttttaaaaatcgtAATAAGCATCAAtataagtttacaaaaaaataagcaTTCATATAGACTTCGTCTTATCATTGCACATTTTTCACATATACTATGCGTTGTTTGGCTTATACTACAATTTTCCAAAAGTCCGATCTTGCATTGTATGTGTTTCCCTCGACTCGAGAATCCATCCACGTAAATATAAATGTACTTAGGCGTcagtataaatataatttatgttttgtgtgtgtacGTAGATTCTGTTGTTATTAAGCACTtacctagagagagagagagattttgcAGATTATGAGGGTGAGTGGAATGAacagaaaaagaataaaaattggTCTGCGTCTTCATTTCTGCAGGCATACATGTTTGGACCTAAAATCACCTCTTTCCACATTTTTATTCCTTACCCTCTCTTTTTCATTATTCAATATATGTCACCTCAAGAACGCCGTGATGATATGATTAGACCCAACCCATACTAATTTGGATGATTTATTTTGTTAAGAAGAAATAAATGGTGCATGGGGATGCATGTGAAGACTGTCCAAAAGTTATACACACAGATCACTTTATTTGTGATTTTACAGTAAGAACAATATATTATactgtgttcaaaaaaaaaaaaacaatatattatacaaaatatGTAAATCAATTGGTCCCATAACtccattaaaccctaaacccaccAGATTTCAGCTGATTTGATACCGAGATTTCCTCCGTACAACCTCGCACTTGTCTTCCAAATCCTCTTTAGAAAAAGTTAAttgcttttctttcttcttcacaaacaaaTATACTTTGCCAATAATTTGATGTTATTGTACGTAGAAAGCATTTTGAGGACGAGTGGTGATTAAAGAGCTACTTTAAGTATCACAAGGCAAGTGGGGTCTTGAGAGAATTCTCCTTTTGTAAACCAATTAGAGAGAGACACGTATAAGAGACAAATTTGCAATTGGCATCATTGCATTTCAGGGGGACAAAATAGAAGCCTTTAGTTAGGACCACACAAACAACAGCATGAAGCTTTCCAAAAcgaattttataaaatgtctcaccataaaatagaaaaagtaacAATACTGTTGGGCCTTATTTTTTGTACCGAAACCAACTTTTAGTTCATCCCATTCCACTCATGATTCTCAGTCAAGATAATTTGAATATTGTTTACTAGaatcttatattttgaaaaaaaaattaataagaaaGAAGATGGCGAAACCTCCAAAAACCCAAATGATAATTGTTTTTGAACGAGAAGAGGGGATCAATAGGCCCAAAAATACAAGCCACACAGACTACTcttaggtgatgattgtttagatagtttttagattttattttttagtttttggtttttgatttttagtttttagattttggtttttagtttctagtttttgattttgcagtagattttagtttttgaaaaaacacgaatggtgattttggtttctgacttttggtttttgtttttataaaatattaaaatatttatctaaaatttCTGATTTTTGTATAGTTTTAGGTTTTAGAAAACTTGaatgattatttttgtttgagttgaaataaaaattagtaGTAAAATATTACTTACTATGAACaacaaataatacaaaatattaccacttaaaaataaatttattttataagagaAAATAATGCGAGCTAGATATATGAACCACAATTCTGATAggggaattgccactaataccactttcctaataccacttttcaactttacacttttcaactttaccattaaaattttaatagacaAAGTACCATTATACCCCTGAATAATTAAACCTAAATTACTCTCGTTCTCCCTCAATTCCAAATCTGAGAGTTTCCAGATTGATTTCGAATTCGACGGTGATCAAATCCGACGATCCTGACGAGTTCTCCGGACGGCGCTGACGAATTCTCCGACGAAGCTGAAAAACTCTACAAGCTCAGGCGAACAAGACgatctctcactttctcctcGATTGAGAAATAATGACGGTGGCGACGAGCATTGATTCGCTTCTGGAGAAGCTCAAACAGGAGGAGCTTTACCTTCCACCAAGTAATTGAGAGTCCTTACATTCTCAGAGCTGCCAATTTCTTCTTCCAACTCGTGCTTCTCCTCCGTCTTCTTCATTTGCCTCTGTAAGTTCACCATTTACGCTTTTCATGTTTGTATGCGTGGAAACATGAGCTTTGCATTTCACTTGAGTGGCTAGGATCGGAAACCTAATAGGAAATGATTTGGGGGAAAAGAAGTAtcaattttattgatttgaGTTTAGTACTCGATGTACTGTATTGAGTTACGACGAAATCATTATCTTAGGGAAGATTACGATGTCATGTTCTCAGATTTCTATTCTTAGTAATCAATTACAGAACAATGGAATATCTTTAGTGCTTAGATGAAATGAAAGAAGTATATTGAGACTACTTCTACTTTTGGCCACATTCTCTGACAATTTTGTTGCTTTTTAATAGGAATTAAGTTTGGTTAGGTTGGCGTTGAATGCCCTGCAAGGTGTTCTTCTCTTATTAGCATACATAAGCTCTCTTATGGATTATGCTCTGAGCCAGCTGATAGGACAACCCACAAAAGTCTGAGCTTGTGGCATTGGTTATCAAGCACTGACGCCTTGGGACAGATTCTTTGAAACATAGGCTGTTTTGGTTCTTTGGTCTTTCTTCTCCATAACTTCGTAGACCCATTTCATGAACTTCAAGTTGGAAGTTGAGGGACATGGGGGAGCTGTAAAGTAGGTGAAAATGAAGAAGCCAATAACAAGAGCCACTATACTCTTGTTAATCAGGCTTTTGCTATTTCTGTGAGAAAGGTCCTAGAAGGCTATATATCTGGTCTGGATATATTATGTGCATCTGCAGAACTGAGACGTTCATCTAACATTGTGGTTTTGTAAAccctttataaatttttataaaccattataaattcaGAAACCTCAAGTATCTCTCAATACTCAATCATCTCAATACTCaattatacttttttataaggccttataaaagAAACTGTAAAAGAATGATGTTCCTTAATAAGCAAAGAAATAGTGAAAAGTTGGTTAATTtggtgatttataaactcttataaatagatttataaaccttgtaaattaatttatgaacacttataaataaatgtaaaaactcttataaatagcttataagttcttgtaaatagttttataaacccttttaaatagttttataaatatttatatatgttttaaaaactttatagatggttgatacaaggttttataagctcttataaaatttataagtgattttataaagGTAACCCCCTTGAggtatttattacaatttttatatttataaggttttataaaagaaaccgtaaaacaatatatatatatatatatatatatatatatatatttagccttatatttttatgttttcatagGGAAACACAATTTTTAAGAAGATTGGAGTtgcagaaagagagagaagacacGTGTTTttgtatgtaatatatatgttcttgacacatataagagaaacaagacacatgtctt
It contains:
- the LOC117130571 gene encoding protein SHORT INTERNODES — its product is MAGFFSLGNGTGVDGGGSRQDATTTNTNNNSSPSGNESWLWCRNPNSNANAGCGDIAPSYKGTLELWQHSNNQQIIFQQQQQQRLNLYTSAAGLGVGPSNRSLIEASGGEASGLTMMRSGGGGGGPSCQDCGNQAKKDCAHMRCRTCCKSRGLECPTHVKSTWVPAAKRRERQQQLASSQHPQGENVPKRPREHFPVPAKSTSLVCTHNTLGLQVGNFPPEISSSATFQCVRVSSVDEGEDEYAYKTAVSIGGHVFKGILYDQGPAERSSSDGGSQPLNLITAGPSASSSSAKVSCNNGVVGSTSDHYIDPASLNYPTSNNSFITGTHFFSNPRS